GGAGTGTTGCCGACGGGGCCGGCCGAGATTTCCGTCTACGTGCAACGGAACTACGGGCAGAGGTCCGCTTTCCTTGAGCGCCTTACCCTCCGGACCGACGGCTTTGCTTCGATCCATGCCGGCTATGAGGGCGGCGAACTGTTGACGAAACCGCTGCGCTTCGACGGCCGCGCCCTTGAAGTGAACCTCTCGACCAGCGCAGCCGGTGGCCTCAGGGTGGAAATCCAGGACGCCGACGGGCGGCCGATCCCGGGATTCGCCCTGGCTGACAGCGAGGAACTGATCGGGGACGACATCGAGCGGATCGTCTCGTGGCGGGGAAGCCCGGACCTCGGATCCCTGCGGGGCAAGACCATTGGCCTGCGGCTCGTGCTCAGGGATGGTGACCTGTATTCGCTGCGTTTCCGGTAGCGCGGCCTAGGACTTTCTGGTTGCGGCGACCGAGGGGCATCGATCTTCCACGAGGACCGGGACCGGGAGTTGTTCATCACCACGCTGGCCGAGGCGTGCGCCGAACCTGATTGGCTGGTCCACGCCTATGGTCTCATGGGAAATCATTTTCAACTGGTGGTCGAGATGCCCCAGGGGAATCTGGTCGCCGAGATGAAACGGTCTCTCGACGCCGACACGAGCCGACTCAACCGCTTGGCTGTGCGTGCCGCACGCAGACAGGGCGGCACAAGCTGTTCGGTCACCAGTTCAGCGGCCGTGACAAGGCGTTGGTGATGGACGCCAGCAGTCCGACTCTTGAACGGCCCATTACCATCGGGCTGCGCAGGGATGCGAGGATCGACTCCGTGGAAATCGTCTGGCGGGGAGGACGGAATCAGGCGGTCCTTGATCCTCAGTCCAACACGCTTCTCCGCGTTCGGGAGTCCCGGTCCGGTCGTTGCGTGTTGTCGCGGAGCGTGTGAGGGTGCTCCCGCCTGCGTCGCGCGGCCTTTCGCCCCGTCTTTCTGCGACCCGTTTCAGCGACTGTCGGTGGCGAGGTGAGACTTGAGGTGGATCCAGAGGTTGGCGGTGACCGGGTTGTCGTGGTCACGCAGACAGCCCTGTCTGCTGTGGTGCAGGCTGCCCAGCCTGCGGGGCGACGAAGGGAACCAGGCCGCCTATTTCATGCACGGGACGCCCGGTGAGGACACCTGGCACAAACACAGAGGCAGGCGCGATGGTAGGCCGCGTGCCCTCACGCGGCAAACTGTCGCGGATTCAAGCTCAGTATGAATGATCCGGGCTGGGCGCGTGGAGAGCATGGATGGGCCTCGTTCTTCACCCGCCGGGCCGTCGGCGATACGGCAGGCTGGGCAGCCTGCGCCACACGACAGACCACTTCGGGATGCACGGTGAGAACTGGCACCTGCCCGGTTTCCGTTGACTTCAGCCGTGTGGCGCAACTAACGTTCAAAGGCCGTGGCCTTGTTCTCGTCGGGCTGAAAGGACGCAGTGCCGCGATCGAGTTATGATTCGTGTTCTAGGATCCACGAACAGGGTATGCGGTGGTCTGACCCGCAGGGAAATGTTACGCGTCGGCGGCCTATCCCTGTTTGGCATGTCATTGCCGCAACTGCTTCGAGCCGAAGCGAGCCTTTCCACTGATCCGGGTCGTGGCAAAGCCAAGAGCGTCATCCTTCTTTTTCTCTTCGGTGGGCCGCCCGTTCAGGAGACGTTCGATCCCAAACCGGATGCACCGAGGGAATATCGTGGTGAATTCGGAAGCATTCGCACGAATGTCCCCGGCATCCATTTCTGCGAGTATCTGCCACGAATGGCCAAGTGGATGGACCGATCGACGTTGATCCGCTCGTTCACCCACGATTCCAACGACCACAGCGCCGGGCTGCTCCATACCATGACCGGTGTCGCACCCGAGCGGATCGAGTCCTTGGTTCCGATTCTTCCTACACAGGCCCCGGGCATGGGTGCCGTCCTTGAATACCTTGCGCGGGATGAGCGCCGGACAGCTCCAGCGTCGGTGTGGATGCCGTGTTATCCGGGATGGGGGCAGGACATCTTTCGACCTGGCCCTTACGGTGGATACCTGGGTCGGAAGTATGATCCTCTGTTCACGCAATGCGTGATCACGGAGAAGTACGAAGCGAAGGATTTTTACGACACTCGCATGGAGCCCGCGGGCCACGTGCAGGTGCCTTCGACCCTGCTGAACACGGAGATCACCTTGGATCGCTTTCATCAGCGAAGGTCACTGGTCGAGCAATTGCAGGCGGGTGCGGACCGCTTCCGCGGGGCGGATTACCAATCGTTCGACGATTTCCAGCGCAAAGCGTTCGAAATTCTATCCGATCGGCGCACTGGCGAGAGTCCGTGGCGTGCGTTCGATCTCAGCGGGGAGTCCGCGGCATTGCGTGACCGTTATGGGCGGCACCTCTACGGCGAGTCGGCGCTGACCGCCCGGCGCTTGATCGAACGCGGCGTCCGCTTTGTGACCGTGTCGTGGGAGAGTTTCGAGAAACAAGGCAGTGATCCCACGGCATGGGACACGCATGAGCGGCATTTCCCCGTCCTGCGGGATTTTCATTTGCCCGCACTGGATCAAGTTTACTCCGCGCTGTGCGAAGACCTGGAGTCGCGAGGTCTGCTCGATGAAACGTTGGTGGTCGTGATGGGCGAAATGGGGCGTTCGCCCAAGGTAAACGCCAAAGGGGGACGAGACCACTGGTCCTATTTGCAGAATGTCCTCCTGACCGGGGCGGGCGTGAAGCACGGGTTTACTTATGGCTCTTCGGATTACCGGGCGTTTCATGTCGAGTCGCACCCCGTTTCACCGGCGAATCTCATCGCCACCCTTTTCGCCGCGATGGGGATCGACCCTGGCACCATGCTCCACGGGGTGGATGGGCGCCCCCACCCCTTGGTTCCGGGGGGCGCTCCCGTCACGGAGGTCCTGGCATGAATTTTGACCCGAGCCGGATACCTTTATGAGTAGTGCTCTCTGCAAGCCTCGGTCAGCGCACGCCTTCACGCTGATTGAACTTCTCGTCGTCATCGCGATCATCGCCATTCTGGCGGGGTTGCTCATGCCGTCGCTCGCCAGAGCGAAACGATCGTCCTACAACACGGCGTGCACCTCCAATCTGCGGCAAATGGGCATCGCCCTGGCCATCTATGCCACCGATCACAACGACGCGTCGGCTTTGATCTGGGAACGGCACTTCAGTGACCCACCCATTCCGGGTGCCGTGGGCAACGGACGCGGCCATACCGTCTTCGGCATGCTCATGACGCGGAGCGGTGTGCCGGTGAACGTGTTTCGGTGCCCAGCCGATCGCCGGAAATACACACTGACGGAAACAAATTTCTGGCAGCCGCTGAGCAGTGATTTACCCCGAGAACTGGAGCTTTTCCCGTTCGATTATTCCGCCATTGCGATCGGTTGGGGCATGCCCAATCGACGCATCCCTTGGAGTTTTCCAAAGCAGAGTCCGTTCAGAACGACACGCATCGAGAATCCCTCCAGCATGTTCATGGTTTGGGACGGCCACGAGCCCACATGGACTATGGGCACTGGTTTCGCCGGTGTTCGAGAGTTGCTGGACCCTGTCCAAAAGCTCCCGCCGTCTCACTTCCTCTTTCAAACGACTTTCCGCCACTCGGATCCTCGCCCGGACCGTCGGAAGGACATTCGGCGCGGACCCAACGCCATTCTGGCGGACGGTCACGTCGAGGGGCGAATCAACGTTCTCAAATACAAAGACGAAAACTTCAACGTGCCCGGCACGTAACATTCCCCTTCCCTCAACACGAAATCGAGCGGGCACGCGCCCACCGATGGCGGATGTCGGCCCAGGCTGCAAAGTGGTGGTTCATCGGGTGGCAGCATCTCAAACCCAACTGAATCGAGAGAGTCATCCTGATCTTGGTTCGTGGCCGGGATTCCCCCCCTCCGTGTCTTGGTGCCTCCGTGAGAACAAGGGCAACCGGCGCGCGGACTTCAGCCCGTTTCGACGTGGAAGAACACCAAGCACGGGATATGACCCACGTTCTCGATCTTCGACGCTGAAGCGGCGTGAACGCCGCGGTCCGAGCCGTGATGGAGCAGTGACGAGCGGACTAGGAAAGCGAGGGATCTCACGGAGACACGAAGGCACGGAGAGGGGATGACATCGAGGGCGGTGCATTCAGAGGTTGTCGGTGACCGGGTTGTCCTGGTAACGCAGACAGCCCTGTCTGCTGTGTCGCAGGCTGCCCAGCCTGCGGGGCGACGTAGGGAACCAGGAGCGTGGGGCGCTTTCGATCCGGCGGATGCGCTTCTCCTTCAAAACAACAGCCAGGTCACCCTTGCGGATGGCCTGGCCACTCAACTCAACCCAACTCAACCCAACTCAAAAAATCGAATGCTAATCCTCAAAAGATTCCGCCCAGTCTCGCTGCCTCATGATCTCTTTGATCTTGCGACGCTCGTAACGATGCTTTTGGGCTTTGGCGGGGCGATCATCCACCTGCCGGAAGGGATGTTTGGTGTTGCGAATCACGTCCGTAACGACATCGAGAGACTTGTTCATAGTTCAATCGGTCCTTTCTACAGATGTGCTGACAGCGGGAAGAATGCCAACCTCCTTTGTTGACTCTCATGTTGGCACCGCAAGCTGGCAGGAGTGCGATCATAGCCGGTTATCGACTCACTCTTATGATCGCCAGAATTCGTAAAACGTTCAAGAAAATGTCGATTTTTGTTGCTTTAGCCAGCATTTATCGAGTCAGCGGAAGAGCCGCAAACCGGCCTGAGGTCCATTCCCCCTCCGACTTCTCATGCTTGAAAACCAGTCCGTAGGACTCCAAAGCCTGTCGCACGGCCGCGAACTGACGCCGCAAAATCCCCGCAACCACCAAATCTCCTCCAGGTGCCACCCGCACCGCAAGGCGCCTGGCCTGGGTCACCAGCAAATCGTCGATCAAGTTCGCGCAAACCACTTCGAAACGGCGGGACGGTCGTAGGGGCAGCCGCTGAACGTCGCCCCAGGATACCGCAACGCGCGCCTCCACCCGGTTCCGTCGTGCATTGGCCTTCGCGTTTTCCACGCAGGCCGGATCGAAATCCATGGCCTCGACCGGACCATACCCCAGTTTCGCCGCCGCGATGGCCAAAATACCCGTGCCGGTCCCCAGATCCAGAAAGGACTGTTTTGCCAGGGGCCGCCGCAAGGATACGATTTGTTCGAGGCAGTAGCGCGTTGTGGCGTGCTGCCCGGTCCCAAAGCTCAGCCCCGGGTCGAGCACCACGCCCACCTGGCCAACCCGAGGACGGCGAATGCTCCAGCTTGGTCGAACCAAAAGTTTCCCACCGGCGACAAAGGGCTTGAAATGCTTCTTCCAGGACTCCGCCCAGTTTTCTTTGCGGACGCCCGCAACGCGCATCCGCAACGGTCCGGTGATCGCCCCCTCCCCAACCCACCGGCGTAATTCCAGGCGCAGTCGCGACATCACTTTGGTCCCGAACATTCCTTTTCCGGGCCTTGGATTCGCTAGATAGATGGAGACCCTCGACCGTCCGGTCTTGAGATTGTGATAGATGGCCGGAGAGACCCCAAACCTTGTTCCGAGCAGAGTTTCCACGAGTTCTTCACTCGCCGCCGGAATCTCAACCGCGATCTCGACCCAGGCTTCGCGCGTCGTCACGCGAGCAACCCCTTAACCACTTCGCTGCCCGGCTTGGTCACATTGGTCAGGCGTTGATTCACTCCCTGGACCGGGTAGGTCAACTTCAGGTGATCGAAGCCGAGCAGATGAAGCATGGTCGCATGCAAATCATGGACGGAAACCTTGTCGATCACAGCCTGGTACCCGAACTCATCCGTTTCGCCAAGGCTATGGCCAGGTTTCGACCCGCCCCCCGCCATCCACAGGGTAAAGGCAGCGGGGTTATGGTCGCGTCCAATCAACTTCATCTCCACCCCATTCCGGTTTTCTCGCATCGAGGTCCGGCCAAACTCGCCACTCCAGAGGACCAGCGTGTCTTTGAGCAACCCCTGCTGTTTGAGATCCATGATCAACGCCATGATGGGCTTGTCCAGACTCTGGCATTTGTCCTTGAATCCCTTGTTCAACGCCTCGTTCTCCCCGGCGCCGTGGCTGTCCCAACCCCAGTCGAAAAGCTGGATGTAACGGACGCCACGTTCAACCAATCGCCGGGCGAGCAGACAATTGTTTGCGAACGATTCCTTGCCGGGCTGAGTGCCGTAGAGTTCGTGAATCGCCGCCGGTTCCTGGCCAATATCAAACGCGTCGCTGGCCGCGACCTGCATCTTGAACGCCATCTCGTATTGGGCGATGCGCGTCAAGGTCTCGGGATCCCCGGCCTCCTTCGCGGTTTGGCGGTTGATGGCCGTAATGGCATCCAAGGACCTCCGGCGCATGTCCCGCGAAATTCCCGGCGGATTCGAGAGGAAAAGCACCGGATCCCCCTGAGACCGGCATTGCACGCCCTGATAAACGGAAGGCAGAAAACCCGCGCCCCACACGGATTTCCCGGCGTCGGGATTCTTGCCGCCGCTCGTGAGCACGATGAATCCCGGCAAATTCTGATTCTCCGATCCCAAGCCGTACGTGGTCCACGCGCCAGCGCTAGGGAAACCGGGATTCTGATTGCCGGTGTGGAGCAGGAGTTGTGCGGGACCATGATTGAATTGATCCGTGACCATGGATTTCACGAAACAAATCTCGTCGGCCACTTTGGCAAACTCGGGCAGACGGTCGGAGATCCATTGCCCGGATTGGCCATGCTGTTTGAACGGGAACTGAGGCCCCAGCATCTTGGGCACACCTTGAATAAACGCGAATTTCTTGCCCTTCAAAAGCGATTCCGGGCAATCCTGACCGTCGAGCTTCGCCAGTTCCGGTTTGTAGTCGAACAGCTCCAACTGGCTCGGAGAACCCGCCATGTGCAGGTAAATCACGCGCTTGGCTCTCGCGGGAAGCGGCGCCGCCATCGGTGACAAAGGTTGAGCAGGGTTTCGAACCAAAGGCGCGGAGGATCCCCACGCTCGACCGGTTGACTGGGCGAGCCACAAAGCGCCCAAGCCCAGCCCGCAATCCCTCAAAAAGTGTCGCCTCGTCCGGTGCAGGAGATCCTCATGCATCAGTTCATCCCAGAAGTTCATAGGCATTATCGTACCATGAAGGCGTCAAGGTTTAGGATGGCGTTGGCCACCACCGTCAAAGCTGCGCGCTCGGGAGACCCTCCCAGTTTCCGGGCCTCCTCCGGTTTGGTTTGAAAATCGCGCAAAGCACCGCCGTAAAGTTCCGTCAAGGCCGCCACCATCGCTTTCGGAGGAGCCGCCAGAGTGAGCTTCCGGATCCCGCGTTCAATTTGATCGCGCGGCTTGCCTCCCCCATCGCTCATCGAACCCGCCATGGCCACGGCCATCTCCAGAAATGCAGGGTCATTCATCGTCGCCAGGGCCTGCAAAGGCGTGTTGCTCGGGGTTCGCCTGGCCGTGCAAGCGTCGCGTGTTGGAGCGTCAAAGGTCAGGAACAAGGGATAACCACTCGTGCGCCGGTGAAAGGTGTACAAGCTTCGGCGAAACCGGTTCTCATTGGTGGCGATCTGCCACTTTTCCCCGCTGTACACCGTGTTCCATACGCCGTCCGGCTGTGGGGGAAAAACGGGAGGCCCAAAGGTCTTGGTCGAAAGTAATCCGGTCACCGCCAGGGCCTGATCCCGCACCATCTCCGCCGTCAAGCGCGCCCGTGGCCCCCGCGCATACCAACGATTCCGCGGATCCTTCTCCCAATGCTTCGAGGATACCCGTCCGGATTGTCCGTAGGTCGCGGACAAAGCAAACTCTCGCAGCAAGCCCTTAATCGACCAGCGCAAATCATCCCGCAGCCTTAAAGCCAGAAAATCGAGCAACTCGGGATGCGTGGGCCGCGATCCCGAGGTCCCGAAATCGCCGAGCGTGTCCACCAGGCCCTGGTCGAACATCTCCGCCCAAAGCCGGTTGGCCAGCACTCGCGCTGCCAGCGGATTGTCTTTCCCGACGAGCCACTTCGCGAGATCCAATCTTGTCAGTTCACTCGCCCCCCGGGGAGGACGCACCAGCTCAGGAATGCCGGGACGCACGGCTTCGTCCAAGGTCATGCGATTGCCACGGATGAATACTCTCGTTTCGCGCCGGGCGTCGGCGTCACGCTCGAACACCACGGGCACATTGGCTCCCTTCACTTCTTTGGGCAGGGTGCGCGCGGAATTCCAGCTTTTCCACCGTTCCTGCCGCGGGGTTGATCCGGCCATTTCGGTCCATCGCCGATCCTGCGAGGTGGCCAGGTCGAACTGCGTCAAGGCGCAGCCTTGCACACCCGAGTTCGACGCGATGCCATGTTCAAGGGTCAACTCCAAAGTCGCGCCCGAGGGCGGGGTGAGCGGCTCTGCGAACACCAGCACGCACTCGCGGGCTCCCTTCATCACGGGGTAACTGCCAAAACCCCCGCCGCCACCCTCGATGATTCTCATGGGTTCAAACGGACCCGCCAAATAATCCGCCACCACTTCCCGAAACAGCACGGGCTGGTTCGAGGCGCCCGGCACCGAGTAGCTCGCCAGGAGTTTGGAGAAGATCTGGCCTCGCTCCGGAGGACTCTTCGGATCGACGGATGTCGGAAAGATCCGCACCCGCAGCGCGGTGGCCCCGGCCGGGACTTCGGACTTCAAAGTGTACTTTACCGACACCGGGAGAGTGCCGCCCGCAGTGACCCGGCCTTGATCCGTCACTTCCAACTTACCCCCGGTGGGCCTTGCTTCCGTGGGTTTCAGAATCCGCCAATCGGAGATTTGCCCCCAAACCTTGCGTCCTTCCTCGTGGAGCCGTCGCCGCTCGCGCCGAGCCTCCACCTGGGTCCGCAACAACTCGTTCCTTTGACCTTCGTCGTTGGCAAAAAAGAGCCGGGGGAAATCGTCGTTCTGATCACAATCCTCGGTGCTGTCGAAAAAGGCGGCAAAGCGATAATAGTCGCGGTGCGGAAATGGATCGTAGGGGTGGTGATGACACTGCGCGCAGGCGAAGGTGGTCGCCTGCCAGGCTGTCCACGTGGTGTTCACCCGGTCGAGAACGGCCACGGTTCGATACTCCTCGTCGTCCGTGCCTCCTTCGGTGTTGTTCTGGGTGTTCCGGTGGAAAGCCGTGGCCAGCAGGTCATCGGCTGACGGTTCCGGGAGCAAGTCTCCCGCGAGTTGCTTGATGGTAAACTGATCGTAGGGCATGTCCGCGTTGAACGCGCGAATCACCCAGTCCCGCCAGGGCCAGATTTCACGTGAGGGATCCTTTTCGAATCCAAACGTGTCCGAGTAACGCGCCAGATCAAGCCAAACGGACGCCCAGCGTTCGCCGAACGCGGAGGAGGCCAGCAAACGATCCACCGCGTCCTCCTTGGCCTTCTTCTTGTCCCGCTTGGACTCGCGCACAAACACCGTGTATTCGTCCACCGTGGGTGGCAAACCGGTTAAATCCAGAGAAACGCGGCGCAGCCATTCGGCCGGGGCAGCCTCCGGGGAGGGGCGAAGCCCCTGGGATTCCATCGCCGCCAAAACAAAGTAATCCGCCCCAGTGCGAGGCCATCCGCCTTGCCGGACTCTCGGCCGGGTTTGCGGCTGGGGAGGAATGAAGGACCAATGCTCGCTCCAACGCGCACCTGCTTGAATCCATTGCCGAAGCTTGTTGACCTCGGCAACCGAAAGCCTGGGTCCGTGATCCGAAGGCGGCATGCGGTCGTCCTCATCCGAGGTCGTCACCCGCTGGATCAACTCCGACTCCTCCGGTTTTCCAGGAACAATGGACCATTTCCCCGACTTGCCGCGAGCCAGCGCCTGGTCACGATAAAGAAAAGACAGTTTGCCCGCCTCTTTGACTCCGCCATGACAGGCGGTGCAGTGCTGAGCGAAAAGCGGGCGAATATCCCGGTTGAAATCAATCCCAGAAGCCGCTTTCGCGTCAGCCCGGGCGGCCGGCAAGGCCGACGCCACGACCAGGAGCGCGAGCGCCCACCCCACTGCAAAGATGGAGCCGGGGCTGAGGAAGGGAAAACGGGCGGATATCATGGCTTGATCTGAACCAGTCTAAAGCCGGAGGGCGGGCCAGGCAATTCGGCGGTTGAAGAAAGTTTGCCGATTCTTGGCCTTTACCCCGTCGGACTCGAGCGGACCCGAAGGCTGCCTCATCGATGCTTCCAAATGGAAGCATCGGAAAGTCATTCGAGTTCGCTCGCGGCCCAAGGTCGCTCCCTTCCCATGTGCGCTTCTCTTATGGCGCGAACCTGCTCCGCCTTGACGGGACTCGCTCCCTCCCCAAAACGGGATCTCACAAAGGACAATACTTCGGCAATCTGGGCGTCTGTCATTCCCGCCATTCCGGGCATGGGCACCGAATTCGGTCCTCCATAGCTCTGCCCAGCGACGGTCAACGGACCCGTCAGGCCATGCAAGACCACTTTGATCAGCCGCGCGGCATCACCCTTGACCCATTCACTGCCGGCGAGCGGCGGATAAACCCCGGGCAGCCCTTTTCCCTCGGGCTGGTGACAGGGCAGACACGCCATGTCATAAAGCTGCCCGCCTTCAGACGGCGGGACGTAAGGCTTGGATATCAAGGCTCGAAGGGCCTCCTCCCCGGTCTTCGAAAGCGACAGTCCGCCTTGAGCCAGAAGAGGCGCCCAGCGAGGCTGCAAGGTTCGCGCACTCAAGCGCAGAGCGTAATCCAGAAAAGGATCGCGGCCTCCTTCCCAGGCTGCTGCCACCACCTCCACGGCATCGGGACCCGGCAGGTAAGTGGACGCCACGGCGGCTTCCAGTCGAACCCTCGGATGCTCGTCTCGGGCCGCGGACAAGAGGGAGGTTCGTGCTTCCGCCAGAGCTTCCCCCCATCCCCCCGCCACGCGAGCGCCGTAGGCCCGCACTCTCGCGTCTCGGGCTCGCATCAATTTCTGCAGCACCTTCGCCCGCGGAGCTTCGTGAGCTTCAAGCACCCCCGTCACTTCCAGGAGCAACCGCTCGCTCGCGGGATTCAAATCAGAAAGTCGATCCACCCAGGCGTCGACCTCGCGCAGAACTTCCGCCGCCGGGCGGTAAAAGAGCAACCGCTTCGCTTGATAACGCGTCCAACGTTCGGATGAATCCAGTTGCTTCAATAAGGCCGCAGCGGGCATGGAGGCGAGATCCGGCTGCTTCACCCCGGCCCTTCCTTTCGCCGTCACTCGCCAAATTCGCCCGCGTGTCTTGTCGCGGCGAGGATCCGCATAACTGGCCTGATAATGACCAATCGTGGGATTATACCAATCCGCCACATAAATAGCGCCATCGGGACCCACGCTCACATCCACCGGACGAAAGTCGGGGGTGGACGACCGGACGAGTTTGGGCAACTGCGCGGACTTGAACCCCGCACCCGCGTCGCTCAACCGGTGCAACTCCACCACCGCGCCGAAATATCCCCCGATCACTGCGCACCCTTGAATGTCGTCCGGCAATGCCCGGGTGCCAATCCAATCCAACGAAGTCGTCTTGGGCGAGGTGTCAAACAGCGGCCCCACGGAGTGATACTGCTCGGGCGATTTCGCGTAGGAAACATCCGCCGACAACGTGGAGCCACTCCCGATCGGGCTCCCGCCCCGGACCATGCCCGGCACGGTCCAGTAACCGTGGGGACGGTCCCCCGATTTGTGGAAAACCTGGCCGAAATCATCGAAGGCCACTCCCCAGCAGTTAGCCCCCGCCATGCCGCCTCCAAAAAATCCGTCCAGACGCAACGTCCGCGGACGCCAGCGCCAAACCGCCGAGCGGTCGAGCCGGGCGATGCCCCATGGCGTTTCCACGCGCGAAAAAGCATGCAAACCTTGCGTGAACCAAAGGCTCCCATCAGGACCGTGGGAGATCGAATTCACCAACTGATGCGTGTCCCCAATGCCGAATCCGCTCATCACGACCCGCCGAACGTCTGCTTTGCCATCGCCGTTGGTGTCGCGGTAATGCGCAATCTGATCGAAATCGCATACAAACACACCTCCATCCCCCGGTTCCACTCCCTGAACCATGGTCAATCCTTCGGCAAAGCGCCACGACTTGTCCGCACGTCCGTCGCCATCCGAATCCTCCAAAACCAAAATATAATCGGCCGGCGTGGCACTGGCCTGGGACTGCGGATAGGTCGGGGAACAGGCGACATACAACCTTCCTCGCTCATCCCACGAGCATTGCGTCGGCTTCACAACCCCCTCGCGCTCGGAGGCGAATAAGTTGATCTGATATCCGTCCGCCAATTCGAACTTGGCCAGTTGCTCTTCAGGGGTAAGCCCCTTGGAAGGTTCGGGCGAAGCGGCCCGCGGCGGGGTCAAACGCCCCTCCACCGCCTCGCCTCGCGCCAGGGCATGAATGCGGGCGTCGGCTGTGGCCAGCAGCGGGCGGTGACGTTCGAGGGCTTCCTTCAAAGAGGGTTCGCCACCGCCCGCCTTCGCGAACGATGTCGCCACCCGGTCGCCGTACACAAACGACCAATTGGCGGGCCGCCAACTGTCGAACCACAGCCGGTTCTTCTCCAGAATGGCCTCCCGCAGCGGACTCAGGAGGGCGGCCGCTTGAGGCCTGATTCCAAGCTGGCTCGCCATCACGCGCGCCACTTCTTCCAGGCCCGCTTCGTGGGCATGAAGACCATCCTCGGTGAGCCGGACCGAACCGAGGGGCCGCTCCAGAATCGGCCGGAATAGATCGACGAAAAGGGCGCCTCGCCGACGGGCCAGGTCTCGAATGGCGCTTGTGTAAGCCGCCACATCACCATTGCGCAACGTCAGGTCGGGCGCGTGCGAGGCCAGGGGTTTCTCGAAGGGCATCGGTGAGACCAGGACGACCTTCCGGGTGCGGCCCGCGAATTGATCCAGCAATCGATGGTAAGCCGCCACAAATTCAGGCAGCCGCCCGACTCCGTCCAGTGCTTCCATTTGGCCAAACTGCGCGAGGATGACCGTCGCCCCGGCGGCTTCCAACTGGCGCAGCCACGATCCAAAATTCAGATCGCGCCATTGTTCGTAGACGG
The genomic region above belongs to Verrucomicrobiota bacterium and contains:
- a CDS encoding DUF1080 domain-containing protein, which translates into the protein MKFALWLLGLFALALRLHAAPVPLFDGRSLAGWEGETNAVWRVREGVIVGGSMAGNPRNEFLATTQRYKNFHLRLEYRLVGTEGFINGGVQFRSKRIAQPPNEMSGFQADIGAGFSGCVYDESRRNRMLVMADTNLVASLERPGEWNRYEIIATGPQATLVLNGQRTATWVERDPAIETEGVIALQIHGDCKAEISFRNITLEVLPDSIIPPEAEILGRIGHGQPALPTPEFPGGIFELGTNEVVVLVGQENFVREQKSGALETLLASGFASQAPRVRSMAWEADTVYEQWRDLNFGSWLRQLEAAGATVILAQFGQMEALDGVGRLPEFVAAYHRLLDQFAGRTRKVVLVSPMPFEKPLASHAPDLTLRNGDVAAYTSAIRDLARRRGALFVDLFRPILERPLGSVRLTEDGLHAHEAGLEEVARVMASQLGIRPQAAALLSPLREAILEKNRLWFDSWRPANWSFVYGDRVATSFAKAGGGEPSLKEALERHRPLLATADARIHALARGEAVEGRLTPPRAASPEPSKGLTPEEQLAKFELADGYQINLFASEREGVVKPTQCSWDERGRLYVACSPTYPQSQASATPADYILVLEDSDGDGRADKSWRFAEGLTMVQGVEPGDGGVFVCDFDQIAHYRDTNGDGKADVRRVVMSGFGIGDTHQLVNSISHGPDGSLWFTQGLHAFSRVETPWGIARLDRSAVWRWRPRTLRLDGFFGGGMAGANCWGVAFDDFGQVFHKSGDRPHGYWTVPGMVRGGSPIGSGSTLSADVSYAKSPEQYHSVGPLFDTSPKTTSLDWIGTRALPDDIQGCAVIGGYFGAVVELHRLSDAGAGFKSAQLPKLVRSSTPDFRPVDVSVGPDGAIYVADWYNPTIGHYQASYADPRRDKTRGRIWRVTAKGRAGVKQPDLASMPAAALLKQLDSSERWTRYQAKRLLFYRPAAEVLREVDAWVDRLSDLNPASERLLLEVTGVLEAHEAPRAKVLQKLMRARDARVRAYGARVAGGWGEALAEARTSLLSAARDEHPRVRLEAAVASTYLPGPDAVEVVAAAWEGGRDPFLDYALRLSARTLQPRWAPLLAQGGLSLSKTGEEALRALISKPYVPPSEGGQLYDMACLPCHQPEGKGLPGVYPPLAGSEWVKGDAARLIKVVLHGLTGPLTVAGQSYGGPNSVPMPGMAGMTDAQIAEVLSFVRSRFGEGASPVKAEQVRAIREAHMGRERPWAASELE